A segment of the Silvanigrella paludirubra genome:
AATCCGTCTCAGAAATGATTGATTTTTTAAATAACATTGAAAATACAAATGGAAAAAATGAATTTATTAAGAAAAAAATTGACTATTTTAAAGAAGATCTTAAAAGCATTTCTAAAGAAATAATTAAATTAAAAAACTCAAATAACTTAATTAAATTTAAATTAACAAATAAAAATTTTAAACCAATCTATGATACCGTAGATATAAATAAAAGAACAATTAACTTACTTGATACAAATACAAATGAAGTAACAATTCACAATCTCTCCGATTCAGAACTTGATTATGTAAGTAATTATAAAAAAATAATAAATAATCATTATAAAACAGAATTTAATACAACAAGTTTTTCAAGTATACAAAAATATACTTTTAAAGGGATAGAAAAATTTGCTAGTGTTGCCAATAAATACAATGTAATAATGAATATTATAACTACGCCAAATGCAATAAATGGCATATATGATTCATTTAAAAATGGACAAATAAAGGATGGTATTCTTTATACCTCACACTTCATTGCAAATAATGCAGATTTATCTTTAGATTTATATAAGTCTGTCAAAGGGGCTGCTTATTGGAATGGACACCAAAACGCTTTTAAAGGAATCACAAAATTACAAGTAGCAATAAATTTTGCTTCTGCTGGTATTGAAATTTATCAAGCGGTTGAGTTATTTAATGCTGCTAAAATTGAAACCGATCCATTTAAAAAACAAGATTATTTGGTGAATGCAAGCTTGACGACAGCGAGCGCTGTTACTTCAGTTGGAACTGCTTTATTATTACCACTTTCAGCAAAAGCGGGTCCAATAGGTGCGGCCATAGGATTTACAATTATGTTTTCACAAGGAACATACAATGCTGTGAGAACTGCCGATGAATTAAGACGACTAGGTTTTAAAGAAAGTGATGTAATTAATTATTCAATTGGAAAATTTTTTGGACAATACGATGAACATAACGATCCTCAATTCATAGCAAAAAATGAAGCTTTCCGAATAGAAAATAACTATTTAAGTAAAGTGCTTGAAGACAATAACAACGCTTTCCTAACCGAATTAAATAATCAAGAAAAAACGGAATTATTCTTTTATAAGAAAATCATACATCCGAAAATTCATTATTATATTCCATTTACTAATGAAGTTCAAAAAATGAACTCAGCCATTGGGGGTAAACATAGACAGTCTGTAACGACAACTACATTAGGAAAAGAAATAGAAGGCGAAAGGCATATATGTTTAACTAATAATTCTTATTATTTTGCTGATAACAAAAATTTAGTTAATAATGAAATTCAACAAATAAAAAATAAACACAATCAAAGTATACAAACTTATTATTCTATTTTAGAAAAAAAACAAACAGGTATTCCAGTAAATGTACCTGAAAATGTAAATAGAATATACAGTAAAATTACTTATAAAAATAAAACCTATCCTTGCCCTTCTATTGCTAATGATTCACCAATGATCGAAAAAATTACTAAAATAGATCACAACAATATTATTGAATCAAAAAAAGCAAATTTGTATTTATTGGGTTTTGCTGATCAAGGTAAACATGGAAATATGATTAGCTCTATTATTGCTGAGCAAAACAGTATTAATTTATTTACTATTCATCCCTCTACATTTATGCTGCATATCATTGGCGGCGTAAAAGAAGATATTTTTGAATTTTATGATATTATTCAAAGTCAACAAATAGATAAAGGGTATATTGATGGTTCAAATGGAATAGATACAGTAAGTTTTGTTGGTATTAAAGATAAAAATTTAATCATTTCACTTGATCAAAATTTAAATATTGCGACAAATTTTCCGACTCTAAAAAACATAGAAAATGTAAATGGTTCATTTAATAATGATATAATACATGGAAATAATGAAAATAATAGTCTATTTGGTAACGAAGGAGATGATACTTTATTTGGATATGATGGTAATGATGTTCTTTATCCAGGAAAAGGAAAAGATAAGTTAATAGGAGGTTCTAAAAATGATACCTATATTATTTTAAAGAAAGACCTTATTATCGATGAAAAAACAAACTTAATAGATAGCTCTAAAATTATTGATAATTACGATGAGTCATTTAAGAAAAATTCTCAGGATAATTATGATGCTATTATGACAGATTTAGAAAATATTGTAACCAGAAAAAATGGTGAAGATCTCTTAATTGGATTTTATGAAAATTCACTATTTAATCCTGCAATTAAAGTTAAAGATTATTTTAAAAATGAAAAATACCAACATCTATATATTTCAGACTTAAAAGGAAATATTTTATCTTCTAAAAATGGAAATTTATTTGAAGTATTTGAAAATGATAAATTCATATCACCTGAAGTAAATATTGACACATTAAAAATGAAATCAGAACATTCAACAATTGATATGAATTTATTATTTAATGATGCCAATGAAAAACCAAAAATCTTATTAGCCTTTAGTGGTTTGGATTTTGGGAATATTGATTTAAGTGGATTACAAAATATGGATTTTGGGAATATTGATTTAAGTGGATTACAAAATTTGGATTCTGGTAAGGATAAAGTTTATTTAAAATATGAGGAAAATTCAAAACCTAAAAATAACAATTTGAAAGACTCAATACAAAAAGAAAAGCCCAAAAAAAGCGCGTATAAATTTAAAAATATAATAGGTACTTCTGGTAATGAAAATATTATTGGAAATAAAAATAATAATATTTTACATGGAGAAGGAGGTTTTGATAATATTAATGGAAATGAAGGAGATGACACTATTTCAATAATATTAGATAAACCATTTAATATAAATATAAAAAACGATTTATTAAAGAGTTTATTCACCAATAATGAGAATTTATTCTATTCCAAGTTAACAGGTGGGGAAGGACACGATAATTACTTAATAAACACAAATAACAAAAAAGATAAAGATGAAGTATTTTTTACTTTAATTGAAAACTCTAGCAATATAAACAAAATTGATAATTTATTTTTTAATGATTTTGAAAATAGAATTTCAAATATTTATTTTTCTAGTTTTACAGATTCCGCTAATAATAATAAACACTTAAAAATTAGATTTGTAGAATCAATTTTGAATAGAGAATACATAGTAATAATAAAGGATTGGTTTTCATCGATTGATAAAAGACATTTACAAATCCAAGTTGGCGATCAAATTACAATTCCAAACACTATCTTAGATCAAATTACAAATTATTTGGTTAATGAAAACAATTCTCAAGATAATTTACTAGATATTATTAGAAATTATTTCACAGAAAAAACAATTGATAAGAATTATTTTACAATTAATTTAAAAAATAATAGCAATAATTTTTTAAATAATTCATTTAATATAATTCCTTCATTCAACCAATTTAATTCTATAAATTTTGAATCATTAAACAATATTAATGGTCAAGAAGTTTTAAAAATATCAAGAATAGATAATGATATTATCCTTCAATTCAATGAAGACAATAAAAATTCAAATCAAATTTATATATTTGTAAAAAATTATTATTTAAATAACAATCTAATAAAACACAATACTAATATTAATGTAAATAACAATAATTATATTAACAGTAAAAGTTTTATAGAAATAGCATCAGATCTTGAAGATGGATCTGTTTTTGAAATTAAAAAATAACATATCAGAAACAGATAATTAAAATATTATGGAGATAAAATGAAATTGAATAATAAAACTAGTTTCGTAAAAAATCTTTTAAAAATTTCAACATTAGCAACCTTATGCTATTTTCAAAGCTTAAACGCAGCTATAACTTGTTCACCAGAACGATATAAAAAAGTATCAGGTTTCGATTTAGAAACTACAATTACGGATTCAAGTGATAGTAGATTTAAAGTTTTTATAGATAAAAAATATTATTTATCTATATTAATTAATGATAATAAATTATTTAGTTTATATAACCCAATATCAAAATCAAATAAGTATAAATTAAAAATGTTTGATAAGATTGAAAAATCATCAAATTTAACTGATGAGAAAAAAACTGAAGCAATTATAAATAGTATCCAAAAGTACGAAAAAAATAATTTATCTCAAAATATAAAAGCCTCCCCTGAAGTAATTGAAAAAATAAAACAATATACCTCTTATGATATCAAAACGAGATACGAGTATTTAGACAAAAAAACTTTTTCTTATGGTGAATTTCATCCCGATGATAGTCGACACAAAAGTAAAAAATTATTATCTATTAGCGGAGAAGAGTTTCACTTTAATAAGCCAACAGAAGATTATATAAAACAATTACTTGATTTAAAAGATCCAGAAATTTCTGATAAAATTGAAATATTAAAACTTTTAAAAGATGAAAACTTTATTTTAGTAAATAATAATTCATTGTATAAAAGTAACTCTGAAAAAACTTTACATCTTCCACCACAACAAATTAATTTTGATGAATCTTCCTTATCTATAAATGAATTTAATAAAATCTTAAAATCAAATGATTTTGCAGAATATAAAAATTTTATAAATGACAGTTCTATAAGTGACAAAGATTTAGTGCATGATTTATTTATAATATCTAAATTTGATGAAAATATAAAAGAATATAATAATAACAATGATTATTTACCAAATAATAGAAGTAGATATAATGATGCAGAATTTAAATTAATTAACGAATTCATTTCTTTATACGATAATAAATATATTCCTGGTAACCTAACCATTTACACATCAAAACCAGCATGTGTATCTTGCACAAATGGTTATGAAAGCTTTTTAGCTAAAACGGAAAATCAAATTAGATTGGAAATCATAACTATAAATGATTCATTATTTAATGAACTAAATGCAAAGACAAAATTTCCTGAAGATTTAAATAAGCGTCTCAAAAATTTAGGAATTATTAACAAAAATTAAAGTCTTAATTCAATTACCAAACCTTCAGATCCTTGTTTGATATCATAATCACAACCAGCAACATTTGCTAAATCAATCCAAGTAACAAAACTAATTAATGCAAATAAAGTGTTTGGACTATTTGGATCGAGGGCAATCATAGCCATACCTTTTTCAATACGCTCATTTACATCGAGCTGATTATTTTTTATCAATTCAAAAAACTCTTCTGGAAAAGCCATGCCTTCACATTCCCAACGAGTTGTAATTTTACCATCAAAACTTTTAGCAGAAAAAACTACTCCATTGCCTCTTCTTGCGAAATAAACGCAACTCCGCCAAGGACCAACAAGCAATCTACGTAACAAAGCTTCATTTGTATTAGCTTTTAAAGGTGTTACAATGGCATGCTCAATATTAATTCCTTTTCGACGCCAAGTGGTATCAAAAGTTTCTGCCACGTCCCTAAAAATTTGGGAAACATCCATATTTTGAGGAGGGGATTTTACAATAAGTTTTTCAATAATACCTTTTGGATCATTTGCTAAATAAATTTCAAATTCATTCAAGCTATCCAATACATCATTCCACCTTCTTTTTAATAAAGAATGAGGATCAGCTCCATTTAAATTTGAAAAAGCATCTTGGGGTCTATCTTGTTTTTGTTTTAAAAACGTTTTCTCCATGGCATAAGCTCTTACCTGTTG
Coding sequences within it:
- a CDS encoding calcium-binding protein, with amino-acid sequence MKFNKHAFRHDVTKFPMIIIIATSFYGCKKDEENKNIEDYQNISSYFSSCTQDSPEYNEIKKNLSENDQNQFFKKLKYINSVAFNELHLQHKSVSEMIDFLNNIENTNGKNEFIKKKIDYFKEDLKSISKEIIKLKNSNNLIKFKLTNKNFKPIYDTVDINKRTINLLDTNTNEVTIHNLSDSELDYVSNYKKIINNHYKTEFNTTSFSSIQKYTFKGIEKFASVANKYNVIMNIITTPNAINGIYDSFKNGQIKDGILYTSHFIANNADLSLDLYKSVKGAAYWNGHQNAFKGITKLQVAINFASAGIEIYQAVELFNAAKIETDPFKKQDYLVNASLTTASAVTSVGTALLLPLSAKAGPIGAAIGFTIMFSQGTYNAVRTADELRRLGFKESDVINYSIGKFFGQYDEHNDPQFIAKNEAFRIENNYLSKVLEDNNNAFLTELNNQEKTELFFYKKIIHPKIHYYIPFTNEVQKMNSAIGGKHRQSVTTTTLGKEIEGERHICLTNNSYYFADNKNLVNNEIQQIKNKHNQSIQTYYSILEKKQTGIPVNVPENVNRIYSKITYKNKTYPCPSIANDSPMIEKITKIDHNNIIESKKANLYLLGFADQGKHGNMISSIIAEQNSINLFTIHPSTFMLHIIGGVKEDIFEFYDIIQSQQIDKGYIDGSNGIDTVSFVGIKDKNLIISLDQNLNIATNFPTLKNIENVNGSFNNDIIHGNNENNSLFGNEGDDTLFGYDGNDVLYPGKGKDKLIGGSKNDTYIILKKDLIIDEKTNLIDSSKIIDNYDESFKKNSQDNYDAIMTDLENIVTRKNGEDLLIGFYENSLFNPAIKVKDYFKNEKYQHLYISDLKGNILSSKNGNLFEVFENDKFISPEVNIDTLKMKSEHSTIDMNLLFNDANEKPKILLAFSGLDFGNIDLSGLQNMDFGNIDLSGLQNLDSGKDKVYLKYEENSKPKNNNLKDSIQKEKPKKSAYKFKNIIGTSGNENIIGNKNNNILHGEGGFDNINGNEGDDTISIILDKPFNINIKNDLLKSLFTNNENLFYSKLTGGEGHDNYLINTNNKKDKDEVFFTLIENSSNINKIDNLFFNDFENRISNIYFSSFTDSANNNKHLKIRFVESILNREYIVIIKDWFSSIDKRHLQIQVGDQITIPNTILDQITNYLVNENNSQDNLLDIIRNYFTEKTIDKNYFTINLKNNSNNFLNNSFNIIPSFNQFNSINFESLNNINGQEVLKISRIDNDIILQFNEDNKNSNQIYIFVKNYYLNNNLIKHNTNINVNNNNYINSKSFIEIASDLEDGSVFEIKK